From a single Ruegeria sp. HKCCD4315 genomic region:
- a CDS encoding CoA ester lyase has product MSFHSIEQAPARLNRSELAVPGSQPGMFEKAAKSDVDVIFLDLEDAVAPDEKEQARKNIIQALNDIDWGNKTMSVRINGLDTHYMYRDVVDVVEQAGARLDLIMIPKVGTAADVYAVDMLVTQIEDAKGYNKRIGFEHIIETALGMQNVSEIAAASRRNESLHFGVADYAASTRARTTIIGGVNPDYSVLTDADADGGRLTHWGDMWHYALARMVVAARANGLRPIDGPFGDFQDPDGYKAAAKRAAVLGCEGKWAIHPSQIALANEVMSPSDAEVTKAQRILVAMAEAEADGKGAVSLDGRLIDYASIRQAEVLVEKASQIAAA; this is encoded by the coding sequence ATGAGTTTTCATTCTATTGAACAAGCCCCAGCCCGTCTGAACCGCAGCGAGCTTGCCGTTCCCGGCAGCCAGCCCGGAATGTTTGAAAAAGCGGCAAAATCGGATGTGGACGTTATCTTCCTGGATTTGGAAGATGCCGTCGCACCGGACGAAAAGGAACAGGCCCGCAAGAACATCATTCAGGCGTTGAACGACATCGACTGGGGCAACAAGACCATGTCGGTACGCATCAACGGGCTGGACACCCACTACATGTACCGCGATGTGGTGGATGTTGTTGAACAGGCTGGCGCTCGGCTGGATCTGATCATGATCCCCAAGGTTGGAACCGCTGCTGACGTCTATGCTGTTGATATGCTGGTCACGCAAATCGAGGATGCCAAGGGTTACAACAAGCGGATCGGGTTCGAACACATCATCGAAACTGCGCTGGGTATGCAAAACGTAAGCGAGATTGCTGCCGCTTCTAGGCGCAACGAAAGCCTTCATTTTGGAGTTGCCGATTATGCGGCGTCGACACGTGCACGCACGACCATTATCGGCGGTGTGAACCCCGATTATTCAGTGCTGACCGATGCGGATGCCGATGGGGGCCGCCTGACACATTGGGGCGACATGTGGCACTATGCGCTGGCGCGTATGGTGGTCGCTGCCCGCGCCAACGGCCTGCGCCCAATCGACGGGCCGTTCGGAGATTTCCAGGACCCTGACGGCTATAAAGCTGCCGCCAAACGTGCTGCTGTTTTGGGGTGCGAAGGGAAATGGGCAATTCACCCCAGCCAGATTGCCTTGGCAAACGAAGTTATGTCGCCGTCCGACGCCGAAGTGACCAAGGCTCAGCGCATTCTTGTCGCCATGGCCGAGGCCGAAGCGGATGGGAAAGGAGCCGTATCTTTGGACGGCCGGTTGATCGACTACGCCTCAATCCGCCAAGCGGAAGTGCTGGTTGAGAAAGCAAGCCAGATTGCGGCGGCGTAA
- the glyA gene encoding serine hydroxymethyltransferase — MNAPHRTDGFFTQSLSDRDPELFGSITSELGRQRDEIELIASENIVSAAVMEAQGSVMTNKYAEGYPGRRYYGGCQFVDIAENLAIDRAKELFGCGFANVQPNSGSQANQGVFQALIQPGDTILGMSLDAGGHLTHGARPNQSGKWFNAVQYGVRKEDNMLDYDQVEALAKEHQPKLIIAGGSAIPRQIDFARMRQIADMVGAYLHVDMAHFAGLVAAGEHPSPFPHAHVATTTTHKTLRGPRGGMILTNDEDIAKKVNSAIFPGIQGGPLMHVIAGKAVAFGEALRPEFKTYIQQVITNAQALSDQLIKGGLDTVTHGTDTHVVLVDLRPKGVKGNATEKALGRAHITCNKNGVPFDPEKPTVTSGIRLGSPAGTTRGFGEVEFRQIADWIIEVVDGLAANGEDGNGAVEAKVKAEVADLCARFPIYPNL, encoded by the coding sequence GTGAATGCGCCGCACCGTACAGACGGATTTTTCACCCAGTCCCTGTCGGACCGTGACCCTGAGCTTTTTGGCTCGATCACGTCCGAGCTGGGCCGTCAGCGCGACGAGATCGAGCTGATCGCGTCCGAGAACATCGTCTCTGCCGCCGTGATGGAAGCGCAGGGCTCGGTGATGACCAACAAATACGCCGAAGGTTATCCCGGTCGGCGCTACTATGGCGGTTGCCAGTTTGTCGATATTGCCGAGAACCTGGCCATCGACCGGGCCAAGGAACTGTTTGGCTGCGGCTTTGCCAACGTGCAGCCGAACTCGGGCTCTCAGGCCAACCAGGGTGTGTTCCAGGCGCTGATCCAGCCCGGTGACACCATTCTGGGCATGAGCCTGGATGCCGGTGGTCACCTGACCCACGGCGCGCGCCCGAACCAGTCGGGCAAGTGGTTCAACGCGGTGCAATACGGCGTCCGCAAAGAAGACAACATGCTGGACTATGATCAGGTCGAGGCGCTGGCGAAAGAGCACCAGCCCAAGCTGATCATCGCCGGCGGCTCGGCTATCCCGCGCCAGATCGACTTTGCCCGCATGCGCCAGATCGCCGACATGGTGGGTGCCTATCTGCACGTAGACATGGCGCATTTCGCCGGTCTGGTTGCGGCGGGTGAGCACCCCAGCCCCTTCCCGCATGCGCATGTGGCGACCACGACGACCCACAAGACCTTGCGTGGACCGCGTGGGGGTATGATCCTGACCAATGATGAAGATATCGCTAAGAAAGTGAATTCGGCGATCTTCCCCGGCATTCAGGGTGGCCCGCTGATGCATGTGATCGCCGGTAAGGCCGTGGCCTTTGGCGAAGCCCTGCGGCCCGAGTTCAAAACCTATATCCAGCAGGTCATTACCAACGCGCAAGCGCTGTCGGACCAGCTGATCAAGGGCGGTCTGGACACGGTGACCCATGGCACCGACACCCATGTGGTGCTGGTCGACCTGCGCCCTAAAGGCGTGAAGGGCAATGCGACCGAGAAGGCTCTGGGCCGGGCGCATATCACCTGCAACAAGAACGGCGTACCGTTTGACCCCGAAAAACCGACCGTTACCTCGGGCATCCGTCTGGGCTCACCCGCCGGCACCACCCGCGGCTTTGGCGAGGTCGAGTTCCGCCAGATCGCCGATTGGATCATCGAAGTGGTCGACGGCCTGGCTGCCAATGGCGAAGACGGCAACGGCGCCGTCGAAGCCAAGGTCAAAGCCGAGGTCGCAGACCTCTGCGCCCGCTTCCCAATCTATCCGAACTTGTAA
- a CDS encoding D-glycerate dehydrogenase codes for MVKPSVLVTRRWPAAVEAQLAENYNTVLNTGDKPLSPSEIRQALKSYDAVLPTVTDTLSAEALDVSGAQTKILANYGVGYSHICEPSARELGMTVTNTPDVLSECTADIAMTLLLMAARRASEGERELRAGNWTGWRPTHLVGTKVSGKTLGIIGYGRIGQEMARRAHHGFGMDVLVYNRSPVDPAVLARCNATQVTSIDELLPQCDFVSLHCPGGAANRHMINARRLDLMKPDAFLINTARGEVVDERALVQSLMFDMIGGAALDVFDGEPRICADLLQCDNLVMLPHLGSATREAREAMGFRVLDNLSDFFEGREPRDRVI; via the coding sequence ATGGTCAAACCTTCGGTTCTTGTGACCCGCCGCTGGCCTGCTGCCGTCGAGGCGCAGTTGGCCGAGAACTATAACACCGTGCTGAACACCGGGGACAAACCTTTGTCCCCGTCCGAAATCCGGCAGGCGTTGAAATCCTATGACGCGGTCTTGCCTACGGTAACCGATACGCTCAGCGCCGAGGCGCTGGACGTATCTGGCGCGCAGACAAAAATCCTTGCGAATTATGGAGTGGGCTACAGCCATATCTGTGAGCCGTCTGCCCGCGAACTGGGTATGACCGTGACGAACACGCCCGATGTTCTGTCCGAGTGCACGGCGGACATTGCCATGACACTTCTGCTGATGGCGGCCCGCCGCGCCAGCGAAGGCGAACGCGAGTTGCGCGCCGGAAACTGGACCGGTTGGCGACCCACGCATCTGGTGGGGACCAAAGTCAGCGGTAAGACGCTTGGCATCATCGGCTATGGGCGCATCGGTCAGGAGATGGCCCGCCGTGCGCATCACGGCTTTGGCATGGACGTGCTGGTCTATAACCGCAGCCCGGTGGACCCGGCTGTATTGGCGCGGTGCAATGCCACTCAGGTCACGTCAATTGATGAGTTGTTGCCGCAATGCGATTTCGTCTCACTTCATTGCCCCGGTGGGGCTGCGAACCGCCACATGATCAATGCGCGCAGGTTGGACCTCATGAAACCTGACGCATTCCTGATCAACACGGCGCGTGGTGAAGTCGTCGACGAACGGGCGCTGGTCCAATCGCTTATGTTCGACATGATCGGCGGTGCAGCACTGGATGTGTTCGATGGTGAACCCCGTATCTGTGCAGATCTGCTGCAGTGCGACAACCTCGTGATGCTGCCGCATCTTGGCAGCGCCACCCGCGAGGCGCGCGAGGCAATGGGGTTCAGGGTTTTGGATAACCTGAGTGACTTCTTTGAAGGCCGAGAGCCGCGCGATCGGGTGATCTGA
- the sucD gene encoding succinate--CoA ligase subunit alpha: protein MSILLDRDSRVIVQGITGRMARFHTKDMLKYGTNVVGGVVPGKGGETVEGVPVFDTVKQAVEATGADASLVFVPPPFAADSIMEAADAGIRYCVCITDGIPAQDMIRVKRYMYRYPKDKRMVLTGPNCAGTISPGKALLGIMPGHIYLPGHVGIIGRSGTLGYEAAAQLKERGIGVSTSVGIGGDPINGSSFKDILQRFEDDEDTHVIAMIGEIGGPQEAEAAEYIRDHITKPVIAYVAGLTAPKGRTMGHAGAIISAFGESASEKVEILSAAGVTVAENPAVIGETIARVMEAA from the coding sequence ATGAGCATTCTTCTCGATCGCGACTCGCGTGTCATCGTACAGGGCATCACCGGCCGGATGGCGCGGTTTCACACCAAAGACATGCTGAAATATGGCACGAATGTCGTAGGTGGCGTCGTTCCCGGCAAGGGAGGTGAAACCGTCGAAGGCGTTCCGGTTTTTGACACCGTCAAACAAGCCGTTGAGGCGACCGGCGCAGATGCCAGCCTTGTTTTCGTTCCCCCACCTTTTGCAGCGGATTCGATCATGGAAGCAGCGGATGCCGGTATCCGGTACTGCGTTTGCATAACCGACGGTATCCCGGCGCAAGACATGATCCGGGTGAAACGTTACATGTACCGTTACCCCAAGGACAAACGTATGGTTCTGACCGGTCCGAACTGCGCGGGCACCATTTCGCCGGGCAAAGCGTTGCTGGGGATCATGCCGGGTCACATCTACCTGCCGGGGCATGTCGGGATCATCGGTCGCTCTGGCACGCTGGGCTATGAGGCCGCAGCGCAGCTGAAAGAGCGCGGGATTGGTGTTTCAACCAGCGTCGGGATCGGGGGCGACCCCATCAACGGGTCATCGTTCAAGGACATCCTTCAACGGTTCGAAGACGACGAAGACACCCATGTCATCGCCATGATTGGTGAGATTGGCGGCCCGCAGGAAGCCGAGGCGGCAGAGTATATTCGTGACCACATCACCAAACCGGTGATCGCCTATGTTGCGGGCCTGACTGCTCCGAAAGGGCGGACCATGGGCCATGCAGGTGCGATCATCTCGGCCTTTGGCGAAAGCGCCAGCGAGAAGGTCGAAATCCTGTCTGCCGCTGGAGTGACCGTGGCGGAAAACCCTGCCGTGATTGGTGAAACAATTGCGCGTGTGATGGAGGCTGCGTGA
- a CDS encoding malate--CoA ligase subunit beta, which produces MDIHEYQAKELLSNFGVDVPAGALAYSPEQAAYRARELGGDKWIVKAQVHAGGRGKAGGVKLCNTENEIYQACDDLFGRKLVTHQTGPEGKGIYRVYVEAAVPIDREIYLGFVLDRSSQRVMIVASSEGGMEIEDISADRPDSIVRSIVEPAVGLQEFQAREIAFKLGLEPKLIQQMVRTLQGCYAAFSDLDATMVEINPLVITGDDRVLALDAKMSFDDNALFRHPQIAELRDKSQEDPRESRAADRGLSYVGLDGNIGCIVNGAGLAMATMDTIKLAGGEPANFLDIGGGASPERVAKAFRLVLSDTNVQAILVNIFAGINRCDWVAEGVVQALKELDIDLPVVVRLAGTNVEEGQKILAKSGLPIIRATTLMEAAERAVGAWKNDLTQGTKMRAV; this is translated from the coding sequence ATGGATATTCATGAGTACCAAGCGAAAGAACTTCTTTCCAATTTCGGGGTGGACGTCCCTGCGGGCGCGCTTGCCTACAGCCCGGAACAGGCGGCCTATCGGGCGCGCGAGCTGGGCGGTGACAAATGGATCGTCAAAGCGCAGGTCCATGCGGGTGGGCGCGGCAAGGCCGGAGGGGTCAAGCTGTGCAACACTGAAAACGAGATTTATCAGGCCTGCGATGACCTGTTCGGTCGTAAGCTGGTCACGCATCAAACGGGGCCGGAAGGCAAAGGGATCTACCGCGTTTACGTCGAAGCCGCCGTGCCGATTGATCGCGAGATTTATCTGGGCTTTGTTCTGGACCGATCCAGCCAGCGGGTGATGATTGTTGCCTCGTCAGAGGGTGGTATGGAAATCGAGGATATCTCGGCCGACCGTCCGGACAGCATCGTGCGATCCATTGTGGAACCGGCAGTTGGGCTTCAGGAATTCCAAGCGCGTGAAATTGCGTTCAAGCTTGGTCTTGAACCCAAGCTGATCCAGCAGATGGTGCGCACACTGCAGGGTTGCTATGCCGCGTTCAGCGACTTGGATGCCACCATGGTCGAGATCAACCCGCTGGTCATCACCGGCGACGACCGCGTTCTGGCGTTGGACGCAAAGATGAGCTTTGACGACAACGCTCTGTTCCGCCACCCGCAGATCGCCGAACTGCGCGACAAAAGCCAGGAAGACCCGCGCGAAAGCCGTGCGGCGGACCGGGGGCTGTCTTACGTGGGTTTGGACGGAAACATCGGTTGCATCGTCAATGGCGCCGGTCTGGCGATGGCCACAATGGACACGATCAAGCTGGCAGGGGGTGAGCCTGCAAACTTCCTCGACATTGGGGGCGGGGCTTCGCCAGAACGGGTCGCCAAGGCGTTTCGGCTCGTTCTGTCGGACACCAATGTCCAGGCCATCCTCGTCAACATTTTCGCAGGCATCAACCGCTGCGATTGGGTGGCCGAGGGCGTCGTTCAGGCGCTGAAAGAATTGGATATCGACCTTCCGGTCGTTGTCCGGCTCGCTGGTACCAATGTCGAAGAAGGCCAGAAAATCCTTGCCAAGTCCGGCCTTCCGATCATTCGCGCCACAACACTTATGGAAGCGGCAGAACGCGCCGTGGGCGCATGGAAAAACGACCTTACCCAAGGCACCAAGATGAGGGCTGTGTAA
- a CDS encoding aminotransferase class V-fold PLP-dependent enzyme: MTFQIFPPLEIPETLAAGPGPGNTDARVLRAFSSAGVADHMQGDVLRGMIECKHMLRKIWGTSNTYTFAVAGTGWSALDAMFSAVMPGDKVVAFANGTFSGIDALTLRIKAATPQEHASNPLDPQAASVTVIEVPHGQPVTCELVDAALSEHQPKWAFMAHWETGSGRVNDLRGFSDACERNGVMGLIDAVSSLGADDFSIDEYPGIAGWASCPQKGLCCLPLTYAPVSFTDAYIESLKASGAYSYVHNPIFEARHWGIVDGQDVEKGTYHRTHSGYAVAAFHEALRLTLQESLAKRAMAYRTHEKVLRDAVIEMGCEVTSDMPSLVVLNLPPELAGREMELVQNCRARGFGIWPTLSAPVQVRIGILNQLNRDAVSRIVRLFAEALRELGGEVDRDAIEALLESRYGTSIAA, translated from the coding sequence ATGACGTTTCAGATTTTCCCTCCTCTTGAGATCCCCGAGACTCTGGCCGCTGGCCCGGGACCGGGCAACACCGACGCCCGTGTCCTGCGCGCCTTCAGCAGCGCAGGCGTGGCGGATCACATGCAGGGTGACGTTCTGCGGGGCATGATCGAGTGCAAACACATGCTGCGAAAGATCTGGGGCACGTCCAACACCTATACTTTTGCGGTCGCAGGCACCGGTTGGAGCGCTCTGGACGCTATGTTCTCTGCCGTCATGCCTGGCGACAAGGTTGTGGCGTTTGCCAACGGGACATTCTCGGGTATCGACGCTCTGACCCTGCGGATCAAGGCAGCTACACCTCAAGAACACGCATCCAACCCGCTTGACCCGCAAGCCGCCAGTGTCACCGTGATCGAGGTTCCGCACGGTCAGCCGGTGACATGTGAACTGGTTGACGCTGCATTGTCTGAGCACCAGCCCAAATGGGCGTTCATGGCGCATTGGGAAACCGGATCCGGGCGTGTCAACGATCTGCGCGGCTTTTCGGACGCCTGTGAACGCAATGGTGTCATGGGTCTGATCGACGCGGTTTCGTCGTTGGGTGCGGATGATTTTTCAATTGACGAGTACCCCGGGATCGCCGGGTGGGCGTCTTGCCCGCAAAAAGGTCTGTGCTGTCTGCCGCTGACCTACGCGCCGGTCAGCTTTACGGATGCTTATATCGAAAGTTTGAAGGCGTCAGGTGCATACTCCTATGTTCACAATCCGATCTTTGAAGCGCGCCATTGGGGCATTGTCGATGGGCAAGACGTAGAGAAGGGAACTTATCACCGGACGCATTCGGGATACGCCGTTGCGGCGTTCCACGAAGCCCTGCGACTGACCCTGCAAGAAAGCCTGGCAAAGCGGGCCATGGCCTACCGCACTCATGAGAAGGTTCTGCGCGATGCGGTGATCGAAATGGGCTGCGAAGTGACATCGGACATGCCCAGCCTTGTTGTTCTGAACCTGCCGCCGGAACTGGCGGGGCGTGAGATGGAGCTGGTCCAGAACTGCCGCGCACGGGGATTTGGCATCTGGCCGACTCTCAGCGCTCCGGTACAGGTACGGATCGGAATCCTCAATCAGTTGAACCGCGACGCGGTCAGCCGGATCGTACGTCTGTTCGCCGAAGCCCTGCGCGAGCTTGGCGGAGAGGTTGATCGAGATGCGATCGAGGCTTTGCTTGAAAGCCGCTACGGCACTTCAATCGCTGCTTAA
- a CDS encoding response regulator transcription factor has product MIGAPGTPIDVMLADGNPLVLSAMSEIFERDPRFSLVATSATAEGFLGTVMRVPVQVGVVDWNLPVLGAAKLIEVLREQANAPRFVVYGDVTSETPRLAMQAGAAGFAARSGEVEGLLETCADVAAGKMVFPFIDVRKMQQDPIQSLSRKERTILEALAQGMSNRDLSKELQISTNTVKFHLSNIYDKLAVKNRTQAIAFYYSSRSALD; this is encoded by the coding sequence ATGATTGGCGCGCCAGGTACCCCTATTGATGTCATGCTGGCAGACGGCAATCCGCTGGTTCTGTCTGCCATGTCTGAAATCTTTGAACGCGACCCGCGATTCTCGTTGGTGGCGACGTCAGCCACCGCCGAAGGGTTCCTGGGAACCGTCATGCGAGTTCCGGTTCAGGTCGGGGTGGTCGACTGGAACCTCCCGGTGCTCGGAGCAGCAAAGCTGATCGAGGTTCTCCGAGAACAGGCCAATGCTCCACGGTTTGTGGTGTATGGGGATGTCACCAGCGAAACGCCGCGGCTGGCCATGCAAGCCGGGGCTGCCGGTTTCGCAGCGCGATCCGGCGAGGTCGAAGGCTTGCTTGAAACCTGCGCCGATGTGGCGGCTGGCAAAATGGTCTTTCCATTCATCGACGTTCGGAAAATGCAACAGGACCCAATCCAAAGCCTGTCCCGCAAAGAACGCACCATTCTTGAAGCCTTGGCCCAAGGCATGTCAAATCGGGACCTTTCAAAAGAGCTTCAGATTTCGACGAATACGGTCAAATTTCACCTGTCCAATATCTATGACAAGCTGGCCGTGAAAAACAGAACTCAGGCCATAGCGTTTTACTATTCGTCCAGATCCGCACTGGATTAG
- a CDS encoding TauD/TfdA family dioxygenase gives MDITPLTGGLGAEIDGADIRDSGQFPDIHQAFAKYSVIVLRGQTATPEDHLNFARSFGAINVNRFFKPVDGHPEIATVLKEKDQKEAVGEGWHTDHSYDEAPAMGSILHAIEMPPYGGDTLFVSMAAAYEALSAPMRQFLDGLTAVHSSRHVFGAAIQDSEAAKSGRLGNADAATQDAHHPIVITHPLSGRRGLFVNPVFTTHIEGLSKDESDAILGMLYEHCKQPEFQCRVRWRAGDITMWDNRATWHKAINDYHGFRRLMHRVTVEGVALSNPAENKDS, from the coding sequence ATGGACATCACACCCCTCACCGGCGGCTTGGGCGCTGAAATCGACGGCGCCGATATTCGAGACAGCGGGCAATTCCCTGATATCCACCAAGCCTTTGCCAAGTATTCCGTTATCGTCTTAAGGGGTCAAACTGCCACCCCTGAAGACCATCTGAACTTTGCTCGCAGCTTCGGCGCGATCAACGTCAACCGTTTCTTCAAACCGGTTGATGGCCATCCCGAGATTGCGACGGTACTCAAAGAAAAAGACCAGAAAGAAGCGGTGGGTGAAGGGTGGCACACCGATCATTCCTATGACGAAGCGCCAGCCATGGGATCAATCCTGCATGCGATTGAGATGCCGCCCTATGGAGGAGACACGCTGTTTGTGTCTATGGCAGCCGCGTATGAGGCACTCTCGGCCCCAATGCGTCAGTTTCTAGACGGGCTGACTGCTGTGCATTCTTCACGTCACGTCTTTGGTGCCGCCATACAAGACAGCGAAGCCGCCAAGAGCGGTCGATTAGGCAACGCAGACGCCGCAACACAAGATGCGCACCATCCCATTGTCATCACACATCCACTCAGCGGGCGTCGTGGTCTTTTTGTGAACCCTGTCTTCACAACGCACATCGAAGGGCTCAGCAAAGACGAGTCTGATGCAATTCTTGGGATGCTGTACGAGCACTGCAAACAACCCGAGTTCCAATGCCGCGTGCGCTGGCGCGCGGGCGACATAACGATGTGGGACAACAGAGCCACATGGCACAAGGCAATCAACGACTATCACGGTTTTCGACGCCTGATGCACCGGGTCACGGTTGAAGGCGTCGCGTTGTCCAACCCTGCTGAAAACAAGGACAGCTAA
- a CDS encoding cytochrome-c peroxidase encodes MAGSAAAQDVPRPLTDDDFLPFDMEQAAIGHQLFYDPILSGNRNISCAHCHHPDFGTSDGVSLGIGEGGQGLGPERTPGIGADRIRKRIPRNSPGLWNLGAKDIHTVFHDGRLSISDVYGNGFNSPAQEWLPEGLNSLLAAQALFPLTSQFEMAGNVAENQVTGAVHDRIDKGWPILAKRVRTDPHYGPAMVAAFDEIETTEDITITHIANALAAFMAIEWRSTDSPFDRYLAGDMNALSTVQKDGMDLFYGKANCSACHAGPLMSDQEFHALAIPPFGPGRTRQWDPYARDVGRMGESNRLEDAYRFRTPMLRNVALTAPYGHNGAFPDLESVIRHHLNPQASLDAWTPDMAGLPEVSWLHDADFLVWDDRLEMERQRSKTDIDPIELSDMEIQNLIAFMDALTGSSVDAPIFGVPSGFVP; translated from the coding sequence TTGGCCGGGAGCGCTGCGGCACAGGATGTGCCGCGCCCTCTGACAGATGATGACTTCCTGCCTTTTGATATGGAACAGGCCGCCATCGGTCATCAACTGTTTTACGATCCGATCCTGTCGGGCAATCGAAACATATCCTGCGCCCATTGCCACCACCCGGACTTCGGTACCTCGGATGGGGTGTCGCTGGGCATCGGAGAAGGCGGACAGGGGTTGGGGCCAGAGCGCACACCCGGCATCGGTGCAGACAGGATTCGAAAACGCATTCCCCGAAATTCGCCGGGGCTTTGGAACCTAGGGGCAAAAGACATCCACACGGTGTTTCACGATGGCCGGTTGAGCATCTCGGATGTCTACGGCAACGGGTTCAACTCACCCGCTCAGGAATGGTTACCTGAAGGCTTAAACTCACTACTCGCTGCGCAAGCGCTTTTTCCGCTGACCTCGCAATTCGAAATGGCCGGTAACGTGGCCGAAAACCAAGTCACCGGGGCCGTCCACGATCGGATCGACAAGGGGTGGCCGATCCTTGCCAAACGCGTAAGAACGGATCCCCATTACGGCCCGGCAATGGTCGCAGCATTTGATGAGATTGAAACCACGGAAGACATCACAATCACCCATATCGCCAACGCTTTGGCCGCGTTCATGGCCATCGAGTGGAGGAGCACCGACAGCCCATTTGATCGCTATCTTGCTGGGGACATGAATGCGTTATCAACCGTTCAAAAAGACGGGATGGATCTGTTCTATGGTAAGGCAAACTGTTCCGCGTGCCACGCGGGACCGTTGATGTCCGATCAGGAATTCCATGCTTTGGCCATTCCTCCTTTTGGTCCGGGTCGAACCCGTCAATGGGATCCGTATGCGCGTGACGTTGGTCGTATGGGTGAAAGCAATCGGTTGGAAGATGCCTACAGGTTTCGCACCCCCATGTTGCGCAACGTTGCTTTGACGGCCCCTTACGGTCACAACGGGGCTTTCCCTGACCTTGAAAGCGTCATCCGCCATCATCTTAACCCTCAGGCAAGTTTGGATGCCTGGACGCCCGATATGGCCGGGTTGCCCGAGGTTTCGTGGTTGCACGACGCTGACTTTCTGGTTTGGGATGATCGACTGGAAATGGAACGTCAACGCAGCAAAACTGACATTGATCCGATTGAACTCTCGGACATGGAAATCCAGAATCTGATCGCTTTTATGGACGCTTTGACAGGTTCCAGTGTGGATGCACCGATTTTTGGCGTGCCCAGTGGATTTGTTCCTTAG
- a CDS encoding tetratricopeptide repeat protein — translation MRQFVLALCLLASPALAELEQARDLMEAGEFEAARKELLPAARSGNAEAEELIGVMYGLGLGVERDYERAFEWYLRASMKGHPGAQSGVGWYYELGLGMPAPDLVRAYMWYTLSAIGGDPDAAISLEEVIKKMSPEQIERAHVLVNDYKGWMYPFR, via the coding sequence ATGCGCCAGTTTGTACTTGCCCTTTGTCTGCTTGCCAGCCCGGCGCTCGCCGAACTGGAACAGGCGCGCGATTTGATGGAGGCTGGCGAGTTTGAGGCCGCGCGCAAAGAACTGCTGCCCGCCGCCCGCTCGGGCAATGCCGAGGCCGAGGAATTGATCGGCGTGATGTACGGGTTGGGCCTGGGCGTCGAACGGGACTATGAGCGCGCGTTCGAATGGTATCTGCGCGCCTCGATGAAGGGGCATCCGGGGGCCCAGTCGGGGGTTGGCTGGTATTATGAGTTGGGTCTTGGGATGCCCGCGCCTGATCTGGTCAGGGCTTACATGTGGTACACGCTCAGCGCCATTGGGGGCGATCCCGACGCGGCGATCAGCCTTGAGGAAGTAATCAAGAAAATGTCGCCGGAGCAGATCGAAAGAGCGCATGTTCTGGTGAACGACTACAAAGGGTGGATGTACCCGTTTCGGTAA